The Neodiprion fabricii isolate iyNeoFabr1 chromosome 4, iyNeoFabr1.1, whole genome shotgun sequence genome window below encodes:
- the LOC124179472 gene encoding tetratricopeptide repeat protein 21B-like encodes MDETEYKALIQWYCRKKYYNGMLVHAKQACDAHPASDNLKILLALAYALIGQGRDAAKEVSGLIGYGDTTLAALLVQSYAHRFGNSIDRGALTQLDARIREDKRKATPQALTLAGTVLFLLGKVEKAKEYADRSYKLNPTNMDALLIKGWISLHLPKEGSAGKFTDYFEQALKQDRKHLNALLGSASYKEQNGDHESAISILNSIIVRYPKLSMPLIEKMSNQLAMKDWEQGLETSNRILLLDSNNTSAAKLKAIASLCRDGDYAEGLRYLQTFFRYLLLSEPKNIHLLIDGVQLFSRVTGRDPAILTELTKITEKCVQQNPQSGELMVELGNLNVFMGKIKDAEHWYRSTVRIDESSLPALMGLAHCQLLDTSSGATDLARQQIDFLREIQVNATSPKILYMSAKLSNHEPSIAVNYLDMAAMILLEDSKGIPYGFEYLKTLNPDFCLEIVKEFLIYLPSTSIGSAPEEKNSSSDTLKKQCLNILEKVCDACPGLAAALMLLGKVRLQNGDFDGALEALRKLLDSVDPTSAPGHLLMAQILARQGKYQQASQSLEVGLSYNFKVRDDPMYHLIIGLVEKENGDLNSCIHSLRVAMSYAGLMPGEGISTTTSIPTADKATLYLELISAYSKVKKYNEAISLMAEATGELCGTVEESRIIIGNAELCLDMGDVDQAISHLSRVHPGQPYYLQAHTRLAEIHLKWRKDRNAFAKCFRELVEHSPGPTTYSMLGDAYIAIQEPDRAIEAYEQSLKKSPSDKILASKMGKALVKTHQYGKAINYYKEATRQEGCGDLKLDMAELFMKMKQFDKAEATLAQELQDCRNANDLQSLELRTKQLLLLAKVRKRAGNTQAALATLREARENQSRAVQRAAVTPGSTMQKELLAQICSSMAEHASSLRDFDQAIVYYKEALSHNSSDTKALLSLAKIYMQVNDLDRCAQNCATLLTMDPSNEAALVMMADLAFRKVDFETAAFHFRQLLIRQPTYWTALARLIEVSRRTGNMDDLHEWISRAESSISGSNQEAGFSYCAGLLDWRLGKLNSALRYFNAARRDPEWGQQAIYNMIDICLDPDDDSALTNDTFNESNSEYQDSRSLALKTAQRLLQELNPKGGIQEMLTHRLLGDFFLLATKQKGNIERALQDCTALASQDALKDHVGPALGLATAHILLKQTPRARNHLKRVCRNVWSFEDAEYLERCWVLLADIYVQSSKYELANELLKRVLQHNATCVRAHELSGYIAEKEQNYREAAVQYSQAWKYGGRSKLSVGYKLAYCHMKSKAYADAIETCNEVLKQNPDYPRIKKDILEKSMNNLRT; translated from the exons TATGCTCACAGATTTGGCAATAGTATTGATAGAGGTGCATTGACTCAGCTAGACGCCCGTATCCGcgaagataaaagaaaagcTACACCTCAAGCACTAACATTGGCTGGCACCGTGCTGTTTTTACTCGGTAAAGTCGAAAAAGCTAAGGAATATGCTGACCGATCATATAAGTTAAATCCTACGAATATGGATGCGCTATTGATCAAAGGATGGATTAGTTTGCACCTACCAAAAGAGGGGAGCGCAGGAAAATTCACAGATTACTTCGAGCAGGCTCTGAAACAAGACAGAAAACATCTTAACGCTTTACTTGGCTCTGCAAGCTACAAAGAACAGAATGGAGACCACGAAAGCGCGATATCTATACTTAACTCGATCATAGTTCGATATCCAAAACTGTCCATGCcgttgatagaaaaaatgtcCAACCAATTGGCCATGAAAGATTGGGAACAGGGGCTAGAAACTTCTAACAGAATACTATTACTTGATTCAAACAACACAAGCGCTGCAAAACTTAAAGCTATAGCATCGCTGTGCAGGGACGGCGACTACGCCGAAGGGTTAAGATACttgcaaacatttttcagaTACTTGTTGCTATCGGAGCCTAAAAATATACACCTTCTCATAGATGGAGTGCAATTATTCTCTCGAGTAACTGGACGGGATCCAGCCATATTAACAGAGCTGACAAAAATCACTGAGAAATGTGTACAGCAAAATCCTCAGAGCGGTGAATTGATGGTTGAATTAGGGAACCTGAATGTATTCATGGGAAAAATCAAGGATGCCGAACACTGGTACCGCAGTACGGTACGAATCGACGAATCTTCGCTGCCAGCATTGATGGGACTGGCGCATTGCCAGCTACTCGACACTTCTTCAGGGGCGACAGATTTGGCCAGACAGCAAATTGACTTTCTCAGAGAGATACAGGTAAATGCCACAAGTCCCAAAATTCTGTACATGTCAGCTAAATTGAGCAATCACGAGCCAAGTATAGCTGTAAATTATCTGGACATGGCAGCCATGATATTGTTGGAAGACTCTAAAGGTATTCCTTACGGATTTGAGTATCTCAAAACTTTGAATCCAGATTTTTGTTTGGAAATTGTAAAAGAGTTCTTGATATATTTACCAAGCACGTCAATTGGCAGTGCTCCGGAAGAGAAGAACTCGTCAAGCGATACGTTGAAAAAGCAGTGCTTGAATATACTCGAAAAAGTTTGCGACGCTTGTCCTGGCTTAGCGGCAGCTCTGATGTTGTTGGGAAAAGTCAGATTGCAAAATGGGGACTTTGACGGAGCTTTGGAAGCATTGAGAAAACTACTAGATTCGGTTGATCCAACCAGCGCTCCAGGTCACTTGTTAATGGCTCAAATTCTCGCTCGCCAAGGAAAGTATCAGCAGGCTTCGCAAAGTTTGGAAGTTGGATTGAGCTACAATTTTAAAGTCAGAGATGATCCGATGTACCATTTGATCATTGGACTGGTCGAGAAAGAAAATGGAGACCTGAATAGCTGTATTCATAGTTTGCGTGTTGCTATGTCGTATGCCGGTCTAATGCCTGGCGAGGGTATATCAACAACCACTTCGATACCCACCGCAGACAAGGCGACGCTTTACCTTGAGCTCATATCTGCTTATAGTAAAGTCAAAAAGTATAATGAAGCAATTTCACTTATGGCGGAGGCTACGGGGGAATTATGTGGCACTGTTGAGGAGAGTCGCATAATAATCGGAAATGCTGAACTCTGTCTGGACATGGGCGATGTAGACCAGGCCATAAGTCATTTGTCAAGAGTTCATCCAGGTCAGCCTTACTACTTGCAAGCGCACACAAGACTCGCTGAAATTCACCTCAAGTGGAGAAAGGACAGGAATGCTTTTGCCAAGTGTTTCAG AGAACTAGTCGAGCACTCTCCTGGTCCGACAACATACAGCATGCTTGGGGATGCCTATATCGCCATTCAAGAACCGGACCGAGCGATAGAAGCCTATGAACAGTCCCTGAAGAAAAGTCCATCGGACAAAATACTGGCTAGCAAAATGGGAAAGGCACTGGTCAAAACACACCAATACGGAAAGGCAATAAATTACTACAAAGAAGCAACGCGCCAGGAAGGTTGCGGTGATCTGAAATTGGATATGGCAGAATTGttcatgaaaatgaaacagttCGACAAAGCGGAAGCCACTCTTGCTCAAGAGTTGCAAG ATtgtcgcaatgcaaacgaccTACAGAGCTTAGAACTGCGAACAAAACAGCTACTGTTACTGGCCAAGGTTCGTAAAAGAGCAGGCAATACGCAGGCAGCCCTCGCAACTCTGCGTGAAGCCAGAGAAAATCAGAGTAGGGCTGTTCAGAGAGCTGCTGTCACGCCTGGTTCAACAATGCAGAAGGAGTTGCTGGCTCAAATATGCTCGAGTATGGCGGAGCATGCTTCATCTCTGAGAGATTTTGACCAGGCTATCGTCTACTACAAGGAGGCTTTGAGTCATAATTCTAGTGACACTAAAGCTCTGCTTTCGCTCGCCAAGATTTACATGCAG GTAAACGACCTGGATCGTTGCGCTCAAAACTGTGCAACCTTACTAACAATGGATCCGAGCAACGAGGCAGCACTGGTGATGATGGCTGATCTGGCCTTTCGCAAAGTGGATTTTGAAACTGCTGCGTTCCATTTTCGTCAGTTATTAATTCGTCAGCCGACTTATTGGACAGCGCTGGCAAGACTGATAGAAGTTTCTCGTCGAACAG GCAACATGGATGACCTTCACGAGTGGATCTCTAGGGCAGAATCTAGTATAAGTGGTTCAAACCAAGAAGCTGGCTTCTCTTACTGCGCCGGTCTATTAGATTGGAGACTTGGCAAGCTGAATTCTGCGCTTCGGTACTTTAATGCTGCTCGACGAGATCCGGAGTGGGGTCAGCAGGCCATCTACAACATGATTGATATATGCTTGGACCCTGACGATGACTCTGCGCTAACCAATGATACTTTCAATGAGAGTAATTCTGAGTACCAAGATTCAAGATCACTGGCATTGAAAACAGCTCAACGATTATTGCAG GAACTGAACCCAAAGGGAGGCATCCAGGAGATGCTGACCCACCGATTGCTGGGTGATTTCTTCCTCTTGGCGACGAAGCAGAAGGGAAACATTGAGCGTGCCCTACAAGATTGTACAGCTCTGGCGAGCCAGGATGCGCTCAAGGATCACGTCGGTCCAGCGCTGGGCTTGGCTACGGCTCACATCCTGCTTAAGCAAACGCCGCGAGCACGCAACCACCTCAAGAGAGTTTGCAGGAATGTTTGGTCCTTCGAAGATGCCGAGTACTTGGAACGCTGCTGGGTCCTGCTGGCCGACATTTACGTCCAGTCGAGCAAATACGAGCTGGCCAACGAGCTACTGAAGCGCGTTCTTCAGCACAACGCGACCTGTGTACGAGCCCACGAATTGTCCGGCTACATAGCCGAGAAGGAACAGAATTATCGCGAGGCCGCCGTCCAGTATTCCCAGGCCTGGAAGTACGGAGGAAGGTCGAAACTCTCCGTCGGCTACAAACTCGCCTATTGCCATATGAAGAGTAAGGCTTACGCTGACGCCATTGAAACTTGCAACGAAGTGTTGAAACAAAATCCGGATTATCCACGGATAAAAAAAGACATACTGGAAAAGTCTATGAACAATCTGCGAACTTAG
- the LOC124179473 gene encoding proton-associated sugar transporter A, with translation MVDKLHEYEGLAGRIHGVRDKVGEKWNGWKEWKQSIPLDQGIEGFLNHIRGPPKLEKTLDDYSHIYRKKTRGELVRISAAVMGIEFSYAAETAFVSPTLLKIGVDHQHMTLVWALSPLVGFFVTPFLGSVSDRCRIRQGRRRPFILLLAIGVFIGLILVPNGENMGYAFGDTPTFANHTVPLGHRTSGTNSTDENRHSSPTSSHSWGIFFTILGTVLLDFDADACQSPARAYLLDVTVPEDHARGLSTFTIMAGLGGFMGYGLGGINWDATTLGVMLGGHLHATFTLITIIFVICVLCTITSFKEIPLEVLERDQYQRFHDQKMSESRKSEESDKIAAEECTSYGTLTQTEDPTNVGNNAEEFILRQLPNDERPKRPGAVPIIPDVLPEASMAIENNELDDGAEANSRTTLREYLLSILYMPHSMRMLCLTNLFCWMAHVCYSLYFTDFVGEAVYGGDPKASDGSNERQLYESGVRFGCWGMSMYSLSCACYSLVIEKLIKRYKAKKVYICGLLFYSTGMMMMALTKHPVGVIIFSWTAGVMYSTLFTMPYLLIAHYHASSTFEVGLDGIAVQSGGVRGLGTDVAIVSSMVFLAQFLLSCGLGTIVSVSGTTTAVVWVACMLAACGAVSATQIMYLDL, from the exons ATGGTGGATAAACTGCACGAGTACGAGGGATTGGCCGGTAGAATTCACGGTGTCCGAGATAAAGTTGGTGAGAAATGGAACGGTTGGAAAGAGTGGAAACAGAGTATTCCCTTGGATCAGGGAATCGAAGGTTTTTTGAACCATATCCGAGGCCCTCCGAAGCTGGAAAAGACCCTCGACGACTACTCGCACATATACAG gaaaaaaaCGCGGGGTGAGCTGGTCCGGATCTCGGCCGCCGTAATGGGAATCGAGTTTTCGTACGCGGCCGAAACCGCGTTCGTATCACCGACGCTCCTCAAGATCGGTGTCGACCACCAGCACATGACCTTGGTCTGGGCGCTGAGTCCTCTGGTCGGTTTTTTCGTCACCCCGTTCCTCGGCAGCGTGAGTGACCGTTGCAGAATACGACAGGGACGAAGAAGGCCGTTCATCCTGCTCTTGGCCATTGGTGTATTCATAG GGTTGATCCTCGTCCCCAACGGCGAAAACATGGGATACGCCTTCGGCGACACCCCGACGTTTGCCAATCACACCGTTCCTCTGGGGCATCGGACCTCGGGCACAAATTCTACCGACGAAAACCGGCACTCGTCACCGACATCGTCCCATTCTTGGGGGATATTCTTCACAATACTCGGCACTGTTCTCCTTGACTTTGACGCTGACGCCTGTCAAAGCCCAGCAAGAGCCTATCTTCTGGACGTCACGGTTCCAG AGGATCATGCCCGGGGACTCAGCACCTTCACAATCATGGCCGGATTGGGGGGCTTCATGGGCTACGGACTGGGGGGCATCAACTGGGACGCAACAACCCTCGGGGTCATGCTGGGGGGCCACCTTCACGCGACCTTCACGTTGATCACGATAATATTCGTAATATGCGTACTTTGCACCATAACCAGCTTCAAGGAAATTCCACTCGAGGTTCTCGAGCGGGATCAGTACCAACGATTCCACGATCAGAAG ATGTCTGAGAGCAGAAAGTCGGAAGAGTCGGACAAGATTGCAGCCGAGGAGTGCACGTCTTACGGAACCCTGACGCAGACGGAGGATCCAACGAACGTTGGAAACAACGCAGAG GAGTTCATCCTCAGGCAGCTTCCCAACGACGAACGTCCGAAGCGACCTGGCGCTGTTCCCATTATTCCCGACGTGCTTCCGGAGGCATCAATGGCGATCGAGAACAACGAATTGGACGACGGGGCCGAAGCCAATTCCAGAACAACTCTGAGAGAGTATCTTCTGTCGATACTCTACATGCCTCACAGCATGAGGATGCTGTGCTTGACGAATCTATTCTGCTGGATGGCACACGTCTGCTACTCTCTCTACTTCACCGATTTCGTTGGCGAGGCGGTTTACGGTGGTGACCCTAAG GCTTCTGACGGATCTAATGAACGACAACTTTACGAATCTGGGGTTCGATTTGGGTGCTGGGGAATGTCCATGTACTCCCTATCATGTGCCTGTTACTCGCTCGTCATTGAGAAACTCATTAAACGCTACAA AGCCAAGAAAGTGTATATATGTGGACTGCTGTTCTACAGTACGGGAATGATGATGATGGCGTTAACGAAACACCCGGTGggtgtaattattttctcgtggACAGCCGGCGTTATGTATTCGACACTCTTCACAATGCCGTATCTGCTGATTGCCCATTATCACGCTTCGTCAACG TTCGAGGTTGGGTTGGATGGGATTGCCGTTCAAAGTGGCGGTGTCCGAGGCCTGGGTACGGATGTTGCGATCGTTTCGTCGATGGTGTTCCTGGCGCAATTCCTCCTGTCCTGTGGTCTTGGGACCATAGTCAGCGTCTCGGGAACGACAACAGCAGTCGTATGGGTGGCATGCATGCTGGCAGCTTGCGGTGCCGTTTCAGCTACCCAAATTATGTACTTGGATCTCTGA